One Dokdonia sp. Dokd-P16 genomic window carries:
- a CDS encoding peroxiredoxin-like family protein: protein MKLTASLKELADNSIKRHPGAAQDIMRKAIEDLEATDILKHAVKTRDKFPDFTLPNAQGKTITLSEQLQKGKVVITFYRGGWCPYCNLELKAFQEVLPQIKDKGATLIAITPETPDNSLSTKEKNQLDFEVLTSKNNELARSLNLVFKLPEALAELYGKFGIDLLESQGNNANELPIAATYIIDQNGEVSYHFLSEDYKLRADPEDIIAAL from the coding sequence ATGAAACTTACCGCATCACTAAAAGAACTTGCAGATAACAGTATAAAACGTCATCCTGGCGCTGCTCAAGACATCATGAGAAAAGCTATTGAAGATCTTGAAGCTACAGATATATTGAAGCATGCTGTAAAGACAAGAGATAAATTTCCAGACTTTACATTGCCAAATGCTCAAGGAAAAACTATCACGCTAAGTGAGCAATTACAAAAAGGTAAGGTAGTGATTACCTTTTATAGAGGTGGATGGTGTCCTTATTGTAACTTAGAACTTAAAGCTTTTCAAGAGGTGTTACCTCAAATTAAGGATAAAGGCGCAACACTTATTGCTATTACTCCAGAGACACCAGATAATTCTTTATCAACTAAGGAGAAAAATCAGCTAGATTTTGAAGTCCTTACTAGTAAAAATAACGAATTAGCAAGATCACTCAATTTAGTTTTTAAACTTCCAGAGGCACTTGCGGAATTATATGGGAAATTTGGCATTGATCTTTTAGAGAGTCAAGGTAATAATGCAAATGAACTTCCTATCGCTGCCACGTATATTATAGACCAAAACGGAGAGGTTTCTTATCATTTTCTGTCAGAAGATTATAAACTTAGAGCAGATCCAGAAGATATTATAGCTGCATTATAA